A genomic region of Raphanus sativus cultivar WK10039 chromosome 6, ASM80110v3, whole genome shotgun sequence contains the following coding sequences:
- the LOC108810153 gene encoding probable inorganic phosphate transporter 1-3 has product MFVIVSVDNLEEKSMSGNNQLGVLKALDVAKTQLYHFTAIIIAGMGFFTDAYDLFCIALVTKLLGRIYYHKAGAEKPGTLPPEVAAAVNGVALCGTLMGQLFFGWLGDKLGRKRVYGITLIMMVICSVASGLSFGNNSKGVMTTLCFFRFWLGVGIGGDYPLSATIMSEYANKKTRGGFIAAVFAMQGFGILAGGIVALALSSIFDYQFPSPIYSVDPVASTVPQADYLWRIILMIGALPAAMTYYWRMKMPETARYTALVARNIKLAAQDMSKVLQVDLKAEEDIAENTVTNPKLNYGLFSRKFLKCHGLPLLGTTSTWFLLDIAFYSQNLFEKDIFSAIGWIPKAATMNAIDEVYKIARAQTLISLFSTIPGYWFTVFFIDIMGRFAIQIMGFFFMTVFMFALALPYNHWTKPDNRIGFVIIFSLTFFFANFGPNVTTFVVPAEIFPARLRSTCHGISAAAGKAGAIVGAFGFLYAAQSKDKTKTDAGYPPGIGVKNSLIMLGVINFVGMLMTFLVPESKGKSLEELSGENVINETTSSKVGISRRN; this is encoded by the exons TGCATTGCATTGGTCACAAAGCTATTAGGTCGCATCTACTATCACAAGGCGGGTGCAGAGAAGCCGGGAACACTCCCACCAGAAGTGGCGGCCGCGGTCAATGGTGTGGCTCTATGTGGGACACTTATGGGTCAACTTTTTTTTGGGTGGCTTGGAGACAAACTTGGCAGGAAAAGAGTATATGGAATCACTCTGATTATGATGGTTATTTGCTCTGTCGCCTCCGGTCTCTCGTTTGGAAATAATTCCAAAGGCGTCATGACCACTCTTTGCTTTTTCCG GTTTTGGCTAGGAGTTGGTATTGGAGGTGACTACCCACTCTCAGCAACGATAATGTCAGAGTATGCGAACAAAAAGACTCGTGGTGGGTTCATTGCGGCCGTGTTTGCTATGCAAGGGTTTGGGATCTTGGCTGGAGGCATCGTTGCACTAGCACTCTCCAGCATTTTCGATTACCAATTCCCATCGCCCATCTATAGTGTAGACCCTGTTGCCTCGACTGTACCTCAAGCTGATTACTTATGGCGTATCATCCTTATGATCGGTGCTCTCCCCGCAGCGATGACCTATTACTGGCGAATGAAAATGCCTGAGACTGCTCGTTACACCGCCTTAGTCGCAAGAAACATCAAACTAGCTGCACAAGACATGTCTAAAGTCTTGCAAGTGGATCTTAAAGCTGAAGAAGATATAGCTGAAAACACGGTTACAAATCCTAAGCTAAACTATGGCTTGTTTTCCAGGAAATTCCTTAAGTGCCATGGACTTCCTCTCCTCGGAACTACATCCACTTGGTTCTTGCTCGACATTGCGTTTTACAGCCAAAACTTATttgaaaaagatatattttctgcCATCGGATGGATCCCAAAGGCAGCTACAATGAATGCCATTGACGAGGTTTACAAGATTGCTAGAGCGCAAACCCTCATTTCACTATTCAGTACCATCCCAGGTTACTGGTTCACCGTCTTTTTTATTGATATCATGGGAAGATTCGCGATCCAAATAATGGGATTCTTCTTCATGACTGTGTTTATGTTCGCTTTAGCTTTGCCTTACAACCACTGGACCAAACCAGACAACCGCATCGGATTCGTTATTATATTCTCTCTAACTTTCTTCTTTGCCAACTTCGGTCCGAATGTAACTACATTTGTTGTACCTGCCGAGATATTTCCGGCTAGGCTAAGGTCCACATGTCATGGAATTTCAGCCGCGGCAGGAAAGGCGGGAGCTATCGTGGGCGCGTTTGGATTCTTATACGCGGCTCAGTCAAAGGATAAGACCAAGACGGATGCAGGATATCCACCGGGTATTGGTGTCAAGAACTCTTTGATCATGCTTGGTGTTATTAATTTTGTCGGTATGCTCATGACATTTTTAGTGCCAGAATCTAAAGGAAAGTCTCTTGAGGAGCTCTCAGGTGAGAATGTGATTAACGAGACGACTTCATCCAAGGTCGGTATCTCCAGAAGAAACTAA
- the LOC108813807 gene encoding 60S ribosomal protein L9-1, producing MKTILSSETMDIPEGITIKVNAKVIEVEGPRGKLVRDFKHLNLDFQLIKDAESGKRKLKIDSWFGSRKSSASIRTALSHVDNLITGVTRGFRYKMRFVYAHFPINASIGGEGKSIEIRNFLGEKKVRKVEMLDGVTIVRSEKVKDEIVLDGNDIELVSRSCALINQKCHVKKKDIRKFLDGIYVSEKSKIVEEE from the exons ATGAAGACGATCCTTTCTTCAGAGACGATGGACATTCCCGAAGGCATTACCATCAAGGTTAACGCCAAGGTGATCGAAGTGGAAGGGCCACGCGGCAAACTTGTTCGCGACTTCAAGCATCTGAACCTCGATTTCCAGCTCATCAAGGACGCCGAGAGTGGGAAGAGGAAGCTCAAGATCGATTCGTGGTTTGGATCTCGCAAATCAAGCGCGTCTATCAGAACCGCTCTCAGCCACGTCGATAACCTCATCACCGGTGTTACGAGGGGTTTCCGTTACAAGATGAGGTTCGTGTACGCTCATTTTCCCATCAACGCTTCCATCGGTGGTGAGGGCAAGTCGATCGAGATCCGTAACTTCCTTGGTGAGAAGAag GTGAGAAAGGTGGAGATGTTGGACGGTGTAACCATTGTTCGGTCTGAGAAAGTTAAGGATGAGATTGTTCTTGATGGTAACGACATCGAGCTTGTGTCGAGGTCTTGTGCTCTTATCAACCAG AAATGTCACGTAAAGAAGAAGGATATCAGGAAGTTCCTTGATGGTATCTATGTAAGCGAGAAGAGCAAGATTGTTGAAGAGGAATAG